GAGAGATCAAAGGCAAGATCTTTGGAAATGCCCAATACGGCAAACAACATCCGAAGATGCCGCCAACCTACATTGACCCACATCAACTACAAAGCTTTAGCCCATAGCCGCGCATTGCGCCCCACAAAACACTTGAAATTGTTCAGCCTAGCCAACATCCTCCAACGCTGCTTCCACCCCAACGCCGTTTgtggggttttggagggttaatttaattatgggtttcatatattgtgttagctagctaatagacaGAAGagacctctcttatctccgtgcttggtcgacgctacgtactatacatatagaGGACTCGACACgttagctagtaagaaaatgaaggaaatcattaagaacagaagatcgtcatgaacatatacagagagaagtgatcgacctctccttctccgagagattggtcgaacaacaagttttagtatatctatctgacgctactagctacatatatacaatataagatctattACAATCCTTAAAGTCTGAAGTCAAGTGCGACATGGTATTCTCCGGATTTCTTGATGatatggtcaagaaagaatcccaccGATTTttcttgaattgcttttatgcgatcatgtggtaggagctcATCCTGCAGCTGCCAGATCTAAAtcgaagaagagggtcaatacatgtgtatgaatgaaactcaacacaaatgatggtaataaaatacaattgtgaatatttttgcttatgCACTTGATTTTGTTTTTCAGTGTGGCCCCGCTTATTATTGGCCGtctcgttgtagatgaactcgcaaacgtagtatacACATAAATTATTttcttgttcctgccacaagcactttacgagaaatagaggtcaataaaACTGATAAGCAATGATGCTAACTGGTATTGATGGAACTAGCTACAATCAATAGAAGATGCGCAGAACTAggtatagtacttactttcggttgTTTAAATGTCAGCTCGGTCGGCAGTCTCGGAGAAATtgtggtgaactttttccaaactctGCCAgagaaagaaaataattacttgatatcaggaaatgaacaaaattgcagatatggtgcgataatgatcgattgaacttacttctggagcattccagtcatgtccacatagtcctcgggatcttttcgtctgaagtctaagacggttacttctcccttctcaagcttaatcactaggagaataaagtggaagttgCGCACACATGCACAACTCATCAGTTACatgactataacctcgagtaataagggaaacccaatatgcacaagacagtgtaacactcacttgaagttgtaaggaaagagtattttatctttggtttgatttttgagcaacgatTTGAGCAAGTTGTCCTCAGTCTCTTCGCCTTTTTTTACTGTGTATTCAtgtatgacatttgggttaatgaacccaatgtcatagatttgtgcttttctacatttgacgatcttcaatctgcataatatagtgaggataattatatatacatgcaatgaaagagctgagctatgtATATAGAGAATTAAGTATagaaagtagtacttacagacagtagcaagccaCAAGTGATTTGTCGAGGGCCTGTTGATTGTAGAACTAGAAAACCTCATGAAAATCAATTGTTAACAGTTCTTGGCCAATGAAGTCGTGGTCCTTTTTAATCAGCATCGACAAAGCATCCTTCCCAGACTTGCTGCAGGTTTTCGTGTACcagtcatggaatcttcgcatcatcgttgttagatcaagagtatctttgacgagaggcttcccgtaatggtatttgaatTCGTTCACCTCCATTGTTTCAAATTCTACATCGTCGGCCAGGTAATCACCAATAGTGAAACCGGGCAGCAGCGGCTGATTTGCAACGATATCGCTAGATACCTTGAGTGGGGGGAATGATTGCTTCTCATGTTCTCCGAGCTAGGGACTTTCTTCCCACTTCTTCATTCTTTTAACCTTTTGCCAGTTGAAGTACTTCCCGATTGGCGCGCTTCTTGCACTATCTTTTTAAGACAGCGGAGATGGTTGTTATCCGGCGaacgcggtggtggtcgcttcagagCATTAAGAGTGCGCTTCGATTTCAccagatctatcttctcctccggaggtggatgtttcatagCTCTTTTCATTTCAAAGAAGCCCTTCACATGGGCTTGAATGATCTGCTTGTTTTCCAccacggtcatctcgtatggtaacttgaATACAGGTTTGAGAGATGTACCGAATCTGTATTGcatcccgcctctggttgtactgctagacgccagagGAGCGGCAACTCTCTTCCGTTGCTGCTGACGAGTTGTAGAAGGAGGCGGAGTGgtccgacgcgccggagcagccggagcggcggcgtctgTGTTCCGCCATTGCCGacgaggcgaaggaggaggcgggctggtcggacgcgccggagcaggcggagaaggaggcggagtgccgccatcgTGTGTCGGAgcaggaggtggagtgccctgatcactcgccggaggaggaggaggaggaggcagaggaggcggagtgcccagtcgactcaccagaggaggaggaggaggcagaggcgtgaAGTTCAGAAGCATAATGTGCTCCTttcgccatagacatggagtctgtagagcaagacccagctgagtctccccttcacctgtagggtggtcaagctggagctcctcaaatccctatgttatttcatccaccatcacaacagcatagccttgtggaatcagaaggcagtgaaaagttgcatcGGGTTCAGGAGGGaacacagagccgacagccgccttgaatttgaggttctgccattgcgtcataagttGGCACTGGTgtgactccgtgatagcatccacggggtagctaggagccgtgaagtcaggctgctgaacgagctcggtggaagccacgctgcttctccgctgagatggcggggtagcttctggggtagcttggACATGATCTCGCTGGTTCTCAACAGCTTGTCGTTTCTCTAGCTTTTGTACCCTTGCATTCAACTTCTGCAGTTCACtcagctccactttcctcctcctctcttgggttttgtaactGCCTACattgggaaacccaaccttccatgcaacggagcctggcatgcctcatgTTCATCcatggtgctcaggattcccgagggcctgtgtgagctcgtcgttctctctattagGAACGAATGTCCCTTCCTATGCTACCTTGATTGTTGCCTGAAGCTTCGTCATGGGTGTTTCAAGTTGCTCATCCGTCCAACAgaacttccctgtttcagggtccaaagttcccccaaccccgaagaaccaagtccttgaacggtctgccagttcaatgtctctggttcgacccctttagcaatcaggtcactctcagccttgtcccacaacggccgggctttgaggtagccacctgaccccgtgcgatcgtgatgctccttctttgcagcatttatcttgtttgtcgctgacatcttcttgctaatttttttaaataatacatttttttgttaattttcataaatattacgccggtaaaaaaatttcaaaaataatacagcgtcggcccgctgcaggccgacagggcctagtcggcccatagcaggccgattggattccagtcggcctacagctggccgactagcccctgtcggcccactgtgggttGATTGTGTCCTGTCGGCCtactgtgggccgactggagctaattggcataaaaaatatatttttataaaaatgttaatcatgtaactaaaaaatgttaaacgtctataaaaaatgttcctggtgtatacaaaaaatgtacaatatatatgcaataatgttgactaaaaaatatgttttgaaaagtgttaagcatgtatttaaaaattgttaaatgtgtgtataaaaaatgttccttatttatacaaaaaatatagaatgtgtatgaaaaaaagttgataccaaaaaattatgtttgaaaacttgacattttttcaaatacttgtttaaaaattgttaaatgtgtgtataaaaatgttccttatctataaaaaaatatagaatgtgtaaaAAAATATAGAATGTATACCAACAtaattttttggtgtcaactttttttcatacacattctatattttttgtataaacaGGAACCTTTTTTATACAtatatttaacaatttttaaatacatgattaacactttttaaaacatactttttatgtcaacatttttgcatatatattgtacattttgttatacatcaggaacatttttttatacacgtttaacattttttaattacatgattaacatttttttaaacatatatttttatgcctatttttttgcaaaaactatTAGCCCACAGCGGGCCAATTAGCTCCagtcagcccacagtgggccgactggacccaatcagcccacagtgggccgacaggggccagtcggccagctgtaggccgactggaatccaatcggcctgctgtgggccgactaggcccagtcggcttGGAGCGGACcgatggtgtattatttttgaaaaaaatttacccagcgtaatatttatgaaaattaataaaaaatgtattatttaaaaaaattagccatcttcttactcttcttcgatgtcttgtgggccacaaatgcagatctcttatcttctcaaatcggccggtgaattctgcaGTCTTGTTTTTGTCGACATacattgatttcaactcattctttcacctcctgaatagatctgccatcttcttcagagcatgagccttgaccaatggctctaaaactggcttatccggatcctcctctgccgctagggtgaaattttccttcagcacggtccaaagatcatctttctgtctatcttcgacatAAGGAACTTTAGGGTCTTTGTTCTTAGgattataccattggtggatgctgatcgggatcatgtccctaacatgaaccccgcactgagcagaaaatgcttccttggtccggaggggttcaatcggttgccCATCGCCTACGATTTctatgatcgtgaacctttcatcctggtgcaaccttttcttcgggcctcgtctcgttatcgaagtttggctcgatccggagggctataaaagaagaaagaagagttaatatatgtacataccaaaacaattaacgCATCAATTAGCTGGTCAGCACaggctttatatatatatatatacctcgccggagccACCCTGATCATGagtttcctcctccattgttcgatcaccatagacctgcttcctctccttccagaccattggTAACGACAAGACATCACGTCAGCCTCtatgtcccccaatatctcttcttgttcgaagtctctttgttgatccatagtttctgcaaatattacaacatggcaattaatatacaaacatgagagatggacatattaatagtggcaaacatagacctagctagctaatcacaacacttctagggtttggggtgacctcgacaacgctcttttaacttgataaatttgggtgtccttgacgcttctagggtttgggatggcctcggcaacgcttctagggtttggcccggaccgcctctctcatgaatgtctgaCGTCCGGACCGCATCTCTCATTAATGTCAAATAAGGGATTTAAcaagatggcgccattctggatgtgcagaaaataaatGGTCCCTATTTTCcagatctcatctacccttctatatgtcatgttgtctagtgtcaaaggattcaatactttgacacaagagaacatgCACATATAGAATGGTAGATGAGATAAGAAATAATAGggatcaacttaattatgcacatccacaatgggggcattcttgataaatctcttataaatattgagagagtttgtcgggtaggggcgggagggggtacGAGATCGACAATGTTTTTTTCCTCGCGACCATCGACCCTCATCCCTCATCCCCTCGGCGATCCATTATCCTCATCCCCTAAGCGACCCTTGACcctagatacgtctccaacgtatctataatttttgatgtattcatgccatgtttataatgtttttacatgcttttggtatgatttggttagaactaacccggactgacgctgttttcagtagaactaccgtggggttgtttttgtgcagaaataaaagttctcggaatgcgctgaaaatcaataaagattttttttctcgaaaatataaaaaatactggaataaaGAGTTACCGAAGAGGAGGCTCGTGGGGTCCACgcgggtggagggtgcgcccaccccctggggcgcacccccggCCTTGCGGACACCCCGTGGGtcctcctgacttgttctcgacaccaaaccctcctataaatacccaaacctccagaaagaaacctagatcgtgagttccgccgccacaagcctctgtagacaccaaaaaccaatcaggaccctgttccggcaccctgccggaggggggatccctgaccggtagccatcttcatcatcccggtgctctccatgaagaggagggagtagttcaccctcggggctgagggtatgtaccagtagctatgtgtttgatctctctctctctcgtgttcttgattcgacacgatcttgatgtatcgcgagctttgttattatagttggatcttatgatgtttctctccctctactctcttgtaatggattgagttttccctttgaagttatcttatcggattgagtgtttaaggttttgagaacacttgatgtatgtcatgcatgtgcttatctgtggtgacaatgggatattcatgtgatctacttgatgtacgttttggtgatcaacttgcgggttcagtgacgttgtgaacttatgcataggggttggcacaccttttcgtcttgactctccggtagaaacttcgggcactctttgaagttctttgtgttggttgaatagatgcatctgagattgtgtgacgcatattgtataatcatacccacagatacttgaggtgacaatggagtatctaggtgacattagggttttggttgatttgtgtcttaaggtgttattctagtactaactctatgatagatcgaacagaaagaatagcttcgtgttattttactacagactcttgaatagatcgatcagaaagaaaactttgaggtggtttcctaccctacaataatctcttcgtttgttctccgctattagtgactttggagtgactctttgttgcatgttgagggattgttatatgatctaattatgttattattgttgagagaacttgtagtagtggaagtatgaaccgtaggccttgtttcctagcattgcaataccgtttatgctcacttttaccacttgttaccttcctgttttttttattttcagattagaaaaacctatatctatgatccatattgcacttgtatcaccatctcttcaccgagctagtgcacctatacaatttaccattgtattgggtgtgttggggacacaagagactctttgttatttggttgctgggttgtttGAGGGAGTACATCTTCACcctacgtctcccacggattgataaaccttaggtcatccacttgagggaaatttgctactgtcctacaaacctctacacttcgaggcccaaccttcttcttgtggacgttgttggggcacatagttgtcatcatcatcttcttcttcttcactgtcttccatcataacccctctttctccgtgcttggtccaaacattatagtgtggcatgaaacccttataaagaaggtgggtgtgaagggttttcgagtcaaagtaagacctcgtattcccacatatagggcatggacaacacataaaaccattctgcttgtttgcctcagccactgcgagaaaaattttcacgcccttaatgtactcggaggtgcatcTCTTCGTACATCATGAATatataagtgaccaaattaatggaagttcatcatcacattaaacccAAAGTACATACAttgttctcattgaacaacatatagctctccagagcatctaatcaAACCATACATtgcaactatgtaaaacattttaatgcaacaacaaatgcgatcataaccgcaaccaaggtaacaattgatccaacggcataatgatatcaAGCCTTAGTAtggatggcatattttctaatctttctaatcttcaagcgcattgcatccatcttgatcttgtgatcatcgatgatatccgcaacatgcaactccaatatcatcttctcctcctcaacttttttcaatttttccttcaagtaattgttttattcttcaactaaatttaaactTTCGACAAGATGGTCGGTTCGAATTTCCGGTTCAcgtacctcctagataaaaaaatctatgcCACGTtgctcggcataattgtcataaacactaaatgaaactaaTAGTTATAAAGGAAAAtgtatataccacatctgaatcatagataggacgagggccgacggaggcagataccaaaaccattgcactatataataataaacaataataataaagaaaactacacaagtatctatctaaatcatacaagtaagaacttttttcttttagaaagaagataagatcaagaggctgACCATGGTGGTgcaggcgacgagatcggcgcgggcgatcaacggtggTGAGGATGGGGACGGGAGAGGACGGactgccaaacctagacaaatctcgaggaaaatggagcttggacaaggagcttcgagaggagaaagattaagtgtggctcgggcatttcgtcaaacacctcatgtgcataggaggtgagccaGAGCACAACACACCTCTCCCAAAAATACAGAGCACTTCACTGCTCTGCTCACGGgcaaggggtatatataggcatatcattggtcctggttcatggctggaaccgggactaaaggacaccctttagtcccggttcaagccatcaACCGGgatcaatggtggtgggccaggagcgaggcacattggtccgGGTTCGAGcctcaaccgggaccaatgcccagcGATGGCCCGGCCGGCCCGCTggactcacgaaccgggacctatgcccccatgggtcccggttctaggctgaaccgggactaatgggctggcccggcctgaaccaaagcccagttttctactagtgcatgttcTAATATGCAGAAGTACTCATTAACAATGCCTCCAAGGAGGAGGATACCCATAGGCTCCAACATCATTGGCAATGACCCCCACAAAAGAATAAGGCATTCGGACAAAGGCCTCGCTACCTCTGGCCTGCGATAGGGGCTAGGCCACTACGATCCTTACGAGACCAAGCTGCAACTCCGCTCGAATTCAAAAGTGGCAAACTGGACCAAGAGGAACAGAAGGACACAATGGCATCCAAATTGCCATGTTGGACCGCCTGGGTCGATGTTGGCGCCGCCACTACCACCCGCAATGATAGATCCGACAAGCCACAACATTGCCCGCACACCTCTGCACGACCCGCCCACAGCAACACGCAGGCACGCCATCAccgagggaggggagagggggaagtGGGTGGTGGCGGTGGTCGGTAGGGTTTCCTTCCGAGTCGCTTGTAAGGCGACGTGGGGCGGGAGAGCTAACCACTTTGTTTATCTCCTTACTTTCTTCCATTTTGTAGTTGCACTATATAGTCATCAAGAGCTATGTTAATTTAAAGTGAGGAGTGTAAAGCCTTGTATTGAAAAGTAAAAAACTTTACCCGTTTGAACAATAATCCACTTTGACTTATCCACGTGAATTATTTCCAGTAACCTATCTAAAGTTCACTTGATtctattaaaaagatgaagaaaaTAGCGAACTATGTCCTCCTCCTTTTGTTGCCGAGAGATGATTCCACCTTGATCACCTTGACGCAGCAACTCATCACACACTCTGCATGATCCGTGAATCACCATGCTCTGTTTCTTCATCCAACGCGAGCTTGGAATGGGACGGAGGAGGCAGCTTGGGTTTGCTGCTCGCCTCCTTGCCCTTGCCCCAGAGGACCAAGTAGAGCCCCACGACGACGAGCGCCGACCCGACCACGCTCCCGAGGTGGAGCTGCTCGTGGAGCACCGTCACGTTGATCCCGGCGGCGATCATCTGGATGAGCGGCATGAACGCCGTGGTGAACACGGGCCCGCGCCGCTCCACGCACCACGACATGGCCAGGAAACCCAGCCCGGACCCCACCACTCCCACGAACAGCACCGTCACGGCCTTCAGCGCCGTGCCGGGGAGCCACACCTGGAGGGTCAtcgcctccgtcgccgccccgacggccgccaTCTGCGCCGTGCTCAGCAGGAACATCCACGCCGTGCTGGAGTAGAGAGCGGGGTACTTGGTGCCGATCTTGGACTGTAATATAAACCACAGCGACCAGCTCGCCGAGCCGCCCAGCAGCGCCGCCGACCCGATCGCCCACCTCCACGCGCCTCCACCATGGGCACCGGCAGCAGCATGATGGTCCGTCGTCGGCGCCCCCGTCAGGGCCGGGCCTTGGTAGAGCGCCATCAAAATCGCTCCGGCCAGCCCCACCGCCGTGCCGGTGAGCTTGGCGGCACCGGAGCCGGTGGCCACGTCGAGCTTCTCGATCTTGAAGGGCAGCGCCAGCAGGAAGGTGAACATGGGGGTCATGTTGATGAAGGCGCTCGCGAACGTCGCCGTCGTGTACCGC
Above is a window of Triticum aestivum cultivar Chinese Spring chromosome 6B, IWGSC CS RefSeq v2.1, whole genome shotgun sequence DNA encoding:
- the LOC123133101 gene encoding WAT1-related protein At3g30340 — protein: MDWKPMVTMLAVVTVFAVMNTLTKMAFNEGMHTTVLIVLRQLTATLFLAPIAYFKERKTRPKMTTKIFVYLFLSALLGASLTQWLFFFGLRYTTATFASAFINMTPMFTFLLALPFKIEKLDVATGSGAAKLTGTAVGLAGAILMALYQGPALTGAPTTDHHAAAGAHGGGAWRWAIGSAALLGGSASWSLWFILQSKIGTKYPALYSSTAWMFLLSTAQMAAVGAATEAMTLQVWLPGTALKAVTVLFVGVVGSGLGFLAMSWCVERRGPVFTTAFMPLIQMIAAGINVTVLHEQLHLGSVVGSALVVVGLYLVLWGKGKEASSKPKLPPPSHSKLALDEETEHGDSRIMQSV